A window of the Williamwhitmania taraxaci genome harbors these coding sequences:
- a CDS encoding ligand-binding sensor domain-containing protein, with product MAFGFAESKDSCVWLALGDGYGSGTVTFSDNIKSRVFSEADGLPNASYEQIFIASDGTVWVGGFSATKPNTAVIAKYAKNAWSVTYLNSSKENPIVKKITEPFSGQIWIATYGGIFYQKDSAWGQFSTADGLPDAKVNDILADRVGRIWIGTESGVCLFDKGDFISFEDAAVVSSVSVIFEDTRGYVWAGGKFNNDGVSVFDGVRWRTYTMEDGLAENTVGTITEDYFGRMWFGGYYDSRNGGTTMLNNGKFSRYQYPEIAKYSVDCLYGDRLGGVWCGGGLKEKSKNGLSYFRNGKWNKMGAREGLLNDRIVTVYIDKRDRVWVSTFYGLFVVNLIETINYFDAKH from the coding sequence GTGGCTTTTGGTTTTGCCGAAAGCAAGGATTCTTGTGTCTGGTTGGCTTTGGGCGATGGGTACGGTTCAGGAACGGTGACTTTTTCTGATAACATAAAGTCGAGAGTTTTCTCTGAGGCCGACGGCTTGCCTAATGCTTCCTATGAGCAAATATTTATTGCATCAGATGGTACCGTTTGGGTTGGTGGCTTTTCTGCAACAAAACCAAATACTGCTGTAATTGCAAAATATGCTAAGAACGCCTGGAGTGTCACCTATCTAAACAGTTCAAAAGAGAATCCCATTGTAAAAAAAATAACCGAACCTTTTTCTGGTCAAATATGGATTGCTACATATGGCGGCATCTTTTACCAAAAAGATTCTGCTTGGGGACAATTTTCTACCGCGGACGGACTCCCCGATGCCAAGGTAAATGATATTCTTGCCGACAGGGTAGGCAGGATTTGGATTGGAACTGAATCTGGGGTTTGTCTATTTGATAAGGGTGATTTTATCTCTTTCGAAGATGCTGCTGTGGTTAGTAGTGTATCCGTTATATTTGAGGATACGCGCGGTTACGTGTGGGCTGGCGGGAAATTTAACAACGATGGCGTAAGCGTTTTCGATGGTGTTCGTTGGCGAACCTATACCATGGAGGATGGGCTTGCCGAGAATACGGTTGGAACTATTACCGAAGATTATTTTGGTCGCATGTGGTTTGGCGGGTATTATGATAGCCGAAATGGTGGTACTACCATGCTGAATAACGGCAAGTTTAGTCGTTACCAATATCCAGAAATTGCAAAGTATTCGGTCGATTGTTTATATGGTGATAGGCTTGGTGGTGTTTGGTGTGGTGGTGGACTAAAGGAGAAAAGCAAAAATGGCTTATCCTACTTCCGCAACGGAAAATGGAATAAGATGGGTGCCCGTGAAGGCTTATTAAATGATAGAATTGTAACGGTTTATATCGACAAACGTGACAGGGTTTGGGTGTCAACTTTTTACGGGCTTTTTGTTGTTAATCTAATTGAAACTATTAACTACTTTGATGCGAAACATTAG
- a CDS encoding ankyrin repeat domain-containing protein — MRNISKLLFVLLFLFSGNLLGQSRDSLLIALVHTNSLKTLDSLVSRVDVDDPLGQSQDPLLFYAIQENNLEAVKLLIKKGASIEKLFSDVNALMNCSIKGRTEIGAYLISIGANVNSFNSRRNTALIYAARYGRLPFVKLLLDNGANAEVKNITNISALDYAEKFAEVAISEQIRLTIENKYIPFKPSFRDGPHVFTSMWNTFTKDYLNFDSSSQKFTRTSESFKYQKGSAKLMVNESIGEITVSFKQPRAAKHHKSNYSKIFAVGDVHGAYDSLLVLLTNNGVIDHNTNWTFDDGVLVFVGDIFDRGNQVTECLWLIYKLQIQSTENGGTLFWTLGNHEIMELEGDTRYLHNNDLLLTTKNKTTYMDLFGKESLLGLWIRQQQTVVRIGNILFSHAGISPQLIKNKFTIGDINSLVNRFVNRKQLDPTDIERISLLFGEYGPFWYRGYVQSSSYANKLDSVEVASINRSLDVRVQIIGHTEVNQIEPSYGGSVIPIDVSFVSPQVSIQGLYIEADKFYRALRDGKKVFLFSISKD, encoded by the coding sequence ATGCGAAACATTAGCAAGTTACTGTTTGTTTTACTATTTCTCTTTTCGGGCAATCTTCTCGGCCAGTCAAGAGATAGCCTCCTTATTGCATTGGTTCACACAAACAGTCTGAAGACTTTGGATAGCCTCGTATCGCGTGTCGATGTGGACGATCCGCTTGGACAGTCTCAAGATCCACTTCTTTTCTACGCAATTCAGGAAAATAATCTTGAAGCAGTTAAACTACTAATAAAGAAGGGTGCTTCTATCGAAAAGTTATTTAGCGATGTAAATGCATTAATGAATTGTTCTATTAAAGGAAGAACGGAGATAGGTGCTTATTTAATATCCATTGGCGCTAATGTTAATAGTTTCAACTCCAGGCGAAATACGGCCTTAATTTATGCAGCGCGTTATGGCCGTCTGCCTTTTGTCAAGTTATTACTGGATAATGGTGCAAATGCGGAGGTTAAGAATATCACAAATATATCGGCATTGGATTATGCAGAGAAGTTTGCAGAGGTGGCTATTTCAGAACAAATACGACTTACAATTGAAAATAAGTATATTCCATTCAAACCAAGTTTTAGGGATGGTCCACATGTTTTCACTTCCATGTGGAATACGTTTACCAAAGATTACTTAAATTTTGATAGCAGTAGCCAGAAATTTACTAGGACTTCGGAGTCCTTTAAATACCAGAAGGGGAGTGCAAAACTTATGGTCAACGAATCAATCGGTGAGATCACAGTCTCTTTTAAGCAACCTCGTGCCGCAAAACATCACAAAAGCAACTATTCTAAGATTTTTGCAGTTGGCGATGTACATGGAGCTTATGATTCTCTTTTGGTGCTTTTAACAAACAATGGAGTGATAGACCATAATACCAATTGGACCTTTGATGATGGGGTTTTAGTTTTTGTTGGCGATATTTTTGACAGAGGGAATCAAGTTACTGAATGCCTTTGGCTTATTTATAAGTTGCAAATTCAATCCACCGAAAACGGAGGAACCCTTTTCTGGACGCTAGGCAATCATGAAATAATGGAACTCGAAGGCGATACCCGGTATTTACACAACAACGATTTACTCCTTACTACAAAGAATAAAACCACTTACATGGATTTGTTTGGCAAAGAGTCTCTGCTTGGCCTATGGATCCGCCAACAGCAGACTGTTGTTCGAATTGGGAATATCCTTTTCTCTCACGCAGGAATTTCGCCTCAGTTAATTAAGAATAAATTTACGATAGGCGATATTAATTCTTTAGTGAACCGTTTTGTAAATAGAAAACAGTTAGATCCAACCGATATTGAACGGATATCATTATTATTCGGCGAATATGGGCCGTTCTGGTATCGCGGTTATGTGCAGAGTTCTTCTTATGCAAATAAACTAGATAGCGTTGAAGTTGCTTCAATTAACCGCTCACTAGATGTCCGTGTGCAAATTATTGGGCATACTGAAGTTAATCAAATTGAGCCATCCTATGGCGGTTCTGTAATTCCTATTGATGTTTCATTCGTATCACCACAGGTTTCAATTCAAGGACTCTATATTGAGGCGGATAAATTTTATCGAGCGCTTCGAGACGGAAAAAAAGTGTTTTTGTTTTCCATAAGTAAAGATTAA
- a CDS encoding rhomboid family intramembrane serine protease: MESGLIGVLLAPLVHSDWSHLVSNIVTFFFLATAVFYFYRDLGLVVLLICWVSGGFLTWLFARESFHIGASGVVYGLASFLFFSGIVRQNIQLLAVSLIVVVQYGGLVWGILPTFKEFSFESHLFGGSVGFVLAIVLQNKGPQLPVNVWNRDYPEDDNSEFYEDESEISNDQVPESKD, translated from the coding sequence GTGGAATCCGGATTGATTGGTGTTTTGTTGGCTCCTTTGGTGCATTCGGACTGGTCTCATTTAGTATCAAATATTGTAACTTTTTTCTTTTTGGCGACAGCCGTTTTTTATTTTTACCGCGATTTGGGGTTAGTTGTGTTACTCATTTGTTGGGTATCAGGTGGTTTTCTGACATGGCTGTTTGCACGAGAATCTTTCCACATAGGTGCTTCTGGCGTTGTTTATGGACTAGCCTCTTTTTTGTTTTTTAGTGGCATTGTTCGACAAAACATTCAACTTCTGGCTGTTTCATTGATAGTTGTAGTACAGTATGGCGGTCTTGTTTGGGGAATTCTTCCCACGTTTAAGGAATTTTCTTTCGAAAGTCACCTCTTTGGCGGATCCGTTGGTTTTGTATTGGCAATTGTATTGCAAAATAAAGGGCCACAATTACCCGTTAATGTATGGAACCGTGATTATCCCGAAGACGATAACTCAGAGTTTTATGAAGATGAATCGGAAATTAGCAATGACCAAGTGCCGGAAAGTAAAGATTAA
- a CDS encoding bactofilin family protein, with protein sequence MAKYNESEAISANINLIGGGTEITGDITSNGDIRIDGVLFGNITTRGKIVIGETGRIKGEMNCRNADISGTADGKLTVTELIALKSSSRVNGDITTGRFSVEPGARFTGFCNMTDSDQPNSIANSEDFSKKISE encoded by the coding sequence ATGGCCAAGTATAACGAATCAGAGGCAATTTCTGCAAACATTAACCTCATTGGAGGTGGAACGGAAATAACAGGTGATATTACTTCCAACGGGGATATCCGGATTGATGGTGTTCTTTTCGGTAATATTACTACGCGTGGTAAAATTGTGATAGGGGAAACCGGTCGAATTAAGGGTGAGATGAACTGTAGAAATGCAGATATCTCTGGTACAGCCGATGGAAAGTTAACCGTTACTGAACTAATAGCGCTTAAGTCTTCTAGTCGCGTGAACGGTGATATTACCACTGGCCGATTTTCTGTGGAACCCGGCGCTCGATTTACTGGCTTTTGCAATATGACTGATTCCGATCAACCTAATAGTATTGCAAACAGCGAAGATTTTTCCAAGAAAATATCCGAATAA